From one Anopheles cruzii chromosome 3, idAnoCruzAS_RS32_06, whole genome shotgun sequence genomic stretch:
- the LOC128270741 gene encoding skin secretory protein xP2 produces the protein MRMIIVPCCLALLVALVTCEGTAAEDTKAEETQVEAKESQNVEKRGLHSSFGDFGSDFGGHEDDHHHHHHHEHIKTVTIEKKVPVPYTVEKHVPYTVEKKVPYEVKVPIPHPYVVEKKVPVHYKEVVKYPVHVPAPYTVEKKVPYEVKYPVDKPYEVKVHVPQPYTVEKKIPYEVKVPVPVPYTVEKKIPYEVKYEVPVPKPYTVIKKVPYEVKVPVDKPYKVEVPKPYPVEVPKPYPVVVEKKVPYEVKYPVDKPYKVEVPKPYKVEVKVPYPAPYTVEKKVPYTVEVPQPYEVKVPIDKPYPVYKEVKVPIEKEVPYPVKVPVHLPYLRTHNT, from the exons ATGCGAATG ATTATTGTTCCTTGTTGTCTTGCCCTTCTGGTGGCACTAGTCACATGCGAGGGTACTGCTGCAGAGGACACGAAGGCGGAGGAAACCCAAGTAGAGGCGAAGGAATCGCAGAATGTGGAGAAGCGCGGCCTGCACTCTTCCTTTGGCGATTTCGGCAGTGACTTTGGGGGCCACGAagatgaccaccaccaccaccaccaccacgagcacATCAAGACGGTGACGATCGAGAAGAAGGTCCCGGTGCCGTACACGGTCGAGAAGCACGTCCCGTACACGGTCGAGAAGAAGGTACCGTACGAAGTGAAGGTCCCGATTCCGCACCCATACGTCGTCGAGAAGAAGGTTCCGGTCCACTACAAGGAGGTCGTCAAGTACCCGGTGCACGTGCCCGCTCCTTATACCGTCGAGAAGAAGGTTCCTTATGAGGTCAAGTACCCAGTCGACAAGCCGTATGAGGTGAAGGTGCACGTGCCACAGCCCTACACCGTCGAGAAGAAGATTCCTTACGAGGTTAAGGTGCCCGTCCCGGTGCCGTACACCGTCGAGAAGAAGATCCCGTACGAAGTGAAGTACGAGGTGCCCGTCCCGAAGCCGTACACCGTCATCAAGAAGGTCCCTTATGAGGTGAAGGTCCCGGTCGACAAACCGTACAAGGTGGAGGTTCCCAAGCCATACCCGGTCGAAGTCCCGAAACCATacccggtcgtcgtcgagaaGAAGGTCCCTTATGAGGTGAAGTACCCGGTCGACAAGCCCTACAAAGTGGAAGTGCCCAAGCCCTACAAGGTTGAGGTGAAAGTCCCTTACCCAGCGCCGTACACCGTCGAGAAGAAGGTGCCGTACACCGTCGAAGTGCCCCAGCCCTACGAGGTGAAGGTCCCGATCGACAAGCCGTACCCGGTGTACAAGGAGGTGAAGGTCCCGATCGAGAAGGAAGTCCCATACCCCGTGAAGGTCCCTGTCCACTTACCTTACCTTCGAACTCATAATACCTAA